A section of the Jatrophihabitans sp. genome encodes:
- a CDS encoding amino acid adenylation domain-containing protein, translating into MAVYEFPTSFGQRRMWLLAQMDPDQPTYNIAWALWLDGDLDLDALQRAWEATLLRHEVLRTTFRDESGMPMQVISDEPSFQALELTSVEQLPADEREQAARALIGELARTPILPAVGPLLRVRLVRLAADRHVLAVVMHHIVADGWSFRILFEELSADYEAIRDGGEPVAEEPAIQYADFALWQLEHFEGGEYGPAERFWRAELADAPAALPLPTDQPYPALQTFAAEGLDSEVDPTLAGQLRQVAVRYETTMFAVLLAAYAGVLARLTGERDVLVAVPMAARTRSETESVIGLFMNTVPIRVSVDPQASLGELARSVHAATARALAHQDLPFARIVELLRPERDPARLPLTQVMFAMEESWAVPDRGGMRWRPELLENGTAKFEVELTVTDTPAGPGVRLNYNRDLFSAATGRLLADGFSRLLRAFAENPDQSVASVEIMSAQLCELVTARWPDAGPVSEPDATAVALLWQACAAGTVLAQGDDGELTGAQIRERARRIAAALREHGIDGSDRVAILLRRGSRLLPAILGVWSLGACYVPLDPIYPDQRIATMLADAEVRAIIIDTGAEDAPRPPVETGPIAVIDLARLTAEPASDGMSDLTSDVAPEVPPAAAAYTMFTSGSTGRPKAVTVTQGGIAALLEAVRPLLALRPEDRFVAVSTFAFDIALVELLAPVLAGGRVVIADSEQVHDAALLRSLLVEVGATALQMTPAGWRMLVDAGGVPDGVRLRMTAGEPLFRDLADAISGGAGASVWNLYGPTETTIYSGGGPVEPAPAPIEIGSIIRGTELYVLDEGLRPVPPGVLGEVYIGGAGVAQGYFGAPGMTAARFLPDEFSGRPGARLYRTGDVGRWRSSGRIELAGRADRQLKIRGYRVESGEIEAVLRGHPDIAEAVVSVRGAGHDVRLVGYLVTRSGADQPPQDLRDRLREVLPDYMVPAAFVVLAKLPLTGSGKIDHRALPEPEWGAAAGQAPTAPRTPLEAELTVIFSELLGLPEPVGVMDNFFALGGHSLTATRLMTQLRAAYGVDLPVRMLFADPTVAGLAAVVEAARTGSSSTARQSPAAELSDAETDDLLRTLIPGERR; encoded by the coding sequence ATGGCCGTGTACGAGTTCCCGACGTCCTTCGGCCAGCGCCGGATGTGGCTGCTGGCGCAGATGGACCCGGACCAGCCGACCTACAACATCGCCTGGGCGCTGTGGCTGGACGGCGACCTCGATCTCGACGCGCTGCAGCGGGCCTGGGAGGCGACGCTGCTGCGGCACGAGGTGCTGCGCACCACCTTCCGCGACGAGTCGGGCATGCCGATGCAGGTGATCTCCGACGAGCCGAGCTTCCAGGCGCTGGAGCTCACCTCGGTCGAGCAGCTGCCCGCCGACGAGCGCGAGCAGGCCGCCCGGGCGCTGATCGGTGAACTGGCCCGCACCCCGATCCTGCCCGCCGTCGGCCCGCTGCTGCGGGTGCGGCTGGTGCGGCTGGCGGCCGACCGGCACGTGCTGGCGGTGGTGATGCACCACATCGTCGCCGACGGCTGGTCGTTCCGGATCTTGTTCGAGGAGCTGTCGGCCGACTACGAGGCGATCCGCGACGGCGGCGAGCCGGTCGCCGAGGAGCCCGCGATCCAGTACGCCGACTTCGCGCTCTGGCAGCTGGAGCACTTCGAGGGCGGCGAGTACGGCCCGGCCGAGCGGTTCTGGCGGGCCGAGCTGGCAGACGCCCCGGCCGCGTTGCCGCTGCCTACCGACCAGCCGTACCCGGCGCTGCAGACCTTCGCCGCCGAGGGCCTTGACTCCGAAGTCGACCCCACGCTGGCCGGCCAGTTGCGCCAGGTCGCGGTCCGGTACGAGACCACGATGTTCGCGGTGCTGCTGGCCGCCTATGCGGGCGTGCTGGCCCGGCTGACCGGCGAGCGGGACGTGCTGGTGGCGGTTCCGATGGCCGCCCGGACCCGGTCTGAGACCGAGTCGGTGATCGGCCTGTTCATGAACACCGTGCCGATCCGGGTGTCGGTCGACCCCCAGGCCAGTCTCGGCGAGCTGGCGCGCTCGGTGCACGCCGCGACCGCCCGGGCGCTGGCGCACCAGGATCTGCCGTTCGCCCGGATCGTGGAGCTGCTGCGCCCGGAACGCGACCCGGCGCGGCTGCCGCTGACGCAGGTGATGTTCGCGATGGAGGAGTCCTGGGCGGTGCCGGACCGCGGCGGGATGCGCTGGCGTCCGGAACTGCTCGAGAACGGTACCGCGAAGTTCGAGGTCGAGCTGACCGTGACCGACACGCCGGCCGGGCCGGGTGTGCGGCTCAACTACAACCGTGACCTGTTCTCCGCGGCCACCGGCCGGCTGCTGGCCGACGGCTTCTCCCGGCTGCTGCGCGCCTTCGCCGAGAACCCCGATCAGAGCGTCGCCTCCGTCGAGATCATGTCGGCGCAGCTGTGCGAGCTGGTCACCGCACGCTGGCCCGACGCCGGCCCGGTCTCCGAGCCGGACGCGACCGCGGTGGCCCTGCTGTGGCAGGCCTGTGCGGCCGGGACGGTGCTGGCGCAGGGCGATGACGGCGAGCTGACCGGCGCCCAGATCCGCGAGCGGGCGCGCAGGATCGCCGCCGCCCTGCGCGAGCACGGCATCGACGGCTCGGATCGGGTGGCGATCCTGCTGCGCCGGGGCAGCAGGCTGCTGCCGGCCATCCTGGGCGTCTGGTCGCTCGGCGCCTGTTACGTGCCGCTGGACCCGATCTATCCCGACCAGCGCATCGCCACCATGCTGGCCGACGCCGAGGTCCGCGCGATCATCATCGACACCGGCGCCGAGGACGCGCCCAGGCCGCCGGTGGAGACCGGCCCGATCGCGGTGATCGACCTGGCGCGGCTGACCGCCGAGCCGGCGTCCGACGGCATGTCCGACCTGACGTCCGACGTGGCGCCCGAAGTACCGCCGGCCGCCGCTGCGTACACGATGTTCACCTCGGGCTCGACCGGCCGGCCCAAGGCGGTCACCGTCACCCAGGGCGGCATCGCCGCGTTGCTCGAGGCGGTGCGCCCGTTGCTGGCGCTGCGGCCTGAGGACCGGTTCGTCGCGGTCTCGACGTTCGCCTTCGATATCGCCCTGGTCGAGCTGCTGGCCCCGGTGCTGGCCGGTGGCCGCGTGGTGATCGCGGACTCCGAGCAAGTCCACGACGCCGCCCTGCTGCGGAGCCTGCTGGTCGAGGTCGGCGCCACCGCGCTGCAGATGACGCCAGCCGGCTGGCGGATGCTGGTCGACGCCGGCGGGGTGCCGGACGGGGTGCGGCTGCGGATGACGGCCGGCGAGCCGCTGTTCCGCGACCTGGCCGACGCCATCAGCGGCGGGGCCGGGGCCAGCGTGTGGAACCTGTACGGCCCGACCGAGACCACCATCTACTCCGGCGGCGGGCCTGTTGAGCCGGCGCCGGCGCCGATCGAGATCGGCTCGATCATCCGCGGCACTGAGCTGTACGTGCTCGACGAAGGCCTGCGCCCGGTGCCGCCCGGCGTGCTGGGCGAGGTCTACATCGGTGGCGCGGGCGTCGCCCAGGGTTACTTCGGCGCACCGGGCATGACCGCGGCCCGGTTCCTGCCGGATGAGTTCAGTGGCCGGCCCGGCGCGCGGCTGTACCGCACCGGCGACGTCGGCCGGTGGCGCAGTTCCGGGCGGATCGAGCTGGCCGGGCGCGCTGACCGGCAGCTCAAGATCCGCGGCTACCGGGTGGAGAGCGGTGAGATCGAGGCGGTGCTGCGCGGCCACCCCGACATCGCCGAGGCGGTGGTCTCGGTTCGCGGCGCCGGCCACGACGTCCGCCTGGTCGGCTACCTGGTGACCCGGTCCGGCGCGGACCAGCCACCGCAGGACCTGCGCGACCGGCTTCGCGAGGTGCTGCCGGACTACATGGTGCCGGCCGCCTTCGTGGTGCTGGCGAAGCTTCCGCTGACCGGCAGCGGCAAGATCGACCACCGGGCGCTGCCCGAACCGGAGTGGGGTGCGGCCGCCGGTCAGGCCCCGACCGCGCCCCGGACGCCGTTGGAGGCCGAGCTGACGGTGATCTTCTCCGAGCTGCTCGGCCTGCCCGAGCCGGTCGGGGTGATGGACAACTTCTTCGCCCTGGGTGGGCACTCGCTGACGGCGACCCGGCTGATGACCCAGCTCCGGGCTGCCTACGGGGTCGACCTGCCGGTCCGGATGCTGTTCGCCGATCCGACGGTCGCGGGGCTGGCCGCCGTGGTGGAGGCCGCCCGGACCGGATCCTCCAGCACGGCCCGGCAGTCGCCGGCAGCCGAGCTCAGCGACGCCGAGACCGATGACCTGCTGCGGACGCTGATCCCCGGCGAGCGGAGGTAG